From the Lathyrus oleraceus cultivar Zhongwan6 chromosome 4, CAAS_Psat_ZW6_1.0, whole genome shotgun sequence genome, one window contains:
- the LOC127075235 gene encoding ubiquitin-conjugating enzyme E2 2 has protein sequence MSTPARKRLMRDFKRLQQDPPAGISGAPQDNNIMLWNAVIFGPDDTPWDGGTFKLTLQFTEDYPNKPPTVRFVSRMFHPNIYADGSICLDILQNQWSPIYDVAAILTSIQSLLCDPNPNSPANSEAARMFSENKREYNRRIREIVEQSWTAD, from the exons ATGTCGACTCCTGCTAGGAAGAGACTGATGAGAGATTTTAAGAGGTTGCAACAAGATCCTCCTGCTGGCATCAGTGGGGCACCCCAAGACAACAATATCATGCTTTGGAATGCTGTGATCTTTGG GCCAGATGACACCCCTTGGGATGGAG GCACGTTCAAGTTGACGCTTCAGTTCACAGAGGATTATCCTAATAAACCACCTACTGTGCGCTTTGTTTCTCGGATGTTTCATCCAAACA TCTATGCAGATGGAAGTATATGCTTGGATATTTTACAAAATCAGTGGAGTCCAATTTATGATGTGGCTGCTATACTTACCTCAATCCAG TCATTGTTGTGTGATCCAAACCCAAACTCTCCAGCAAATTCTGAAGCTGCTAGAATGTTCAGCGAAAACAAGCGGGAATACAACCGTAGAATACGTGAGATTGTTGAGCAGAGTTGGACTGCTGATTAA
- the LOC127135467 gene encoding uncharacterized protein LOC127135467: protein MLGVDLVEGEGSAKARGQGIKLSSLQLYHDSITLTEESSEQEKVIKTRVYIMLLFGNLLFPEGTGNSINFMYLSLLGDIDRISTYSWGSAVLAFLYSSLCKNAQNEHCTFSGCSFLLQTWGWWRLPRLAPENPNDYSFPYATRFITTGLDYSLTPKNKIIFYRQLLDRLRAQDFIWRPYLGLEHQPNPEDAAVWTAKTAIMRFTTVEMHQSDRVKLQFGMHQDIPGPPMSMEPWHLKKVSHQWYAQNWKEFAKEFRKMWKDRAHYVLQFPVAPNEMKPTREYVEWYRANTNPEMIVSDPFYLDDPRMQQPYFQQQQPPQYSQQQQPPPYYQQQPPQPFYQQQPPPPYYQQQPPPPYYQQQQPQHMSTPQPNQQYIPQTQSQYHEDYQQQTQHSHHHQQSQHLPQYQSPYFHQSQQFQHGNFPSSSSPPPSPDTGIQEDYQQDYYTPQQTLHFGQPDSTLNYQRPQFEGAPSSSQFVPPRQSFEGAEGTRLSYSTEGTSTEPQRQAARGRVRARGGNREAPPPREPSRRVTRPPPCGSYKGPHHM from the exons atgttgggggtagatctggtcgagggtgaggggtctgccaaagcaaggggtcagggtattaaattatctagcctacaattgtaccacgactccataactttgactgaggaatcctccgaacaagaaaaagtcataaaaacccgggtttacattatgctattgtttgggaacttgctatttcccgaagggacgggaaatagcataaattttatgtacttgagtttgctcggggacattgatagaataagcacatatagttggggttctgcagtattagcattcctatatagctctttgtgtaaaaatgcacaaaatgagcactgtacattttctggatgttCTTTTTTGCTtcaaacatgggggtggtggagattgccgaggctagccccagaaaatcctaatgactactccttcccctacgcaactag gttcattacaaccggactggattacagtcttacccccaaaaataaaattatattttatcgtcaactgttggatcgtctccgagcacaggat tttatttggaggccatatttgggattggaacatcaaccaaaccccgaagatgcagctgtttggacagcaaaaacggccataatgcggttcaccactgtggagatgcaccaaagtgaccgtgtcaagcttcaattcggaatgcatcaagacatcccaggccccccaatgtccatggaaccttggcatctaaaaaaagtcagccaccagtggtatgcccaaaattggaaggaatttgctaaggagtttcgaaaaatgtggaaagaccgtgcccactatgttctacaatttccggtggcgcccaacgaaatgaagccgacaagggaatatgtggaatggtatagagcaaataccaatccagaaatgattgtgtctgacccgttctatttggacgatccccggatgcaacagccatatttccaacaacaacaaccaccacagtattcccaacaacaacaaccaccaccttattaccaacaacaaccaccacaaccattttaccaacaacaaccaccaccaccttattaccaacaacaaccaccaccaccatattaccaacaacaacaaccacaacacatgtccaccccccaaccaaatcaacaatacataccacaaactcaatcccaataccatgaagactaccaacaacaaactcaacattcccaccaccatcaacagtcccaacacctaccacaatatcaatccccctacttccaccaatcccaacaaTTCCAACACGGCAATTTCCcaagctcttccagtcctccacctagccccgacacgggtatacaagaggactaccaacaggactactacacaccacaacaaacattgcactttggccaacccgattcaaccctaaactaccaaagaccacaattcgagggcgcacccagcagtagtcagtttgtcccaccgagacaaagcttcgagggcgcagaggggacccgtctttcctacagcactgaagggacttcgaccgAACCACAACGGCAAGCGGCAAGGGGGCGCGTTAGggcaaggggtggtaatagggaagcaccaccaccacgtgaaccgtctaggcgagtaactagacctcccccgtgcggatcgtacaagggaccgcatcatatgtga